In a genomic window of Methanoregula sp. UBA64:
- a CDS encoding ATP-binding protein, with product MRIRTRSFVILVTVLVLFLAVLGFITQFLILGSFQSLEDREMTANVQRVVANLDDQKQSLSLTCQDWAGRDDIAAPIDSRDPGNTQKVQTADLAPGSADIDYLVAYNAEGKLVFFEDINHPDNETLPASVTLDRIIKESILPEGMPLGVSGRGGISDMDGTPVLLTGCMIRGSNTSEPVKGTLVVARKITDERINQLENNLQIPSITFSRYDGNASALVTDDHGITDMKKGRILTRPSGRTEMQGVAMVTGIENKPTFILLKVTTDRPVYQQVQASILIVAFAIIILGTLIILSVQFLLQRFALDPLDRLNRNVKEIGTSGELSGRVPVSGDEEVVSLARSLNRMLDVIEHQRDKLATARQDLASRNRELEELNRKANLYLDIYLDVLTYEILNANMGLAGYAEYLKDTARGNERVLLERISELARKSSSVIRNVETISRIYKTPPEVVPVNLLAIIKKEADARPGTRIVISGCDTDVMANDMLGVVFDNLFSNSLKFGGSGVAIAVSAQNTGSGMLEVSVEDNGPGIDDAAKPLVFDRFVRGSTVRSSYGLGLSIVKMLIESYGGTVRADDRVAGNPAQGVAIRFTLRLAPAVPDRSPESPGSA from the coding sequence ATGAGAATCCGCACACGTTCCTTTGTCATCCTCGTCACCGTCCTGGTACTCTTTCTTGCAGTTCTGGGGTTTATCACCCAGTTCCTGATCCTGGGATCGTTCCAGTCCCTCGAAGATCGTGAGATGACGGCAAATGTCCAGCGGGTCGTTGCGAATCTCGACGACCAGAAACAATCGCTCTCCCTGACCTGCCAGGACTGGGCCGGAAGGGACGACATCGCTGCACCGATCGATTCCCGCGATCCCGGGAATACGCAAAAAGTTCAGACCGCGGATCTCGCCCCGGGCTCGGCGGATATTGATTACCTCGTTGCTTATAATGCGGAGGGAAAACTGGTCTTTTTTGAGGACATCAACCACCCCGACAACGAGACACTGCCGGCCTCCGTAACCCTTGACCGGATAATAAAAGAGAGCATCCTCCCGGAGGGGATGCCTCTGGGCGTCTCGGGAAGAGGCGGCATTTCCGACATGGACGGCACGCCGGTCCTGCTCACGGGCTGCATGATCCGCGGAAGCAATACCTCGGAACCGGTAAAGGGAACCCTGGTAGTAGCCCGGAAAATTACCGATGAACGGATCAACCAGCTGGAGAACAACCTGCAGATACCATCGATCACGTTCTCCCGGTACGACGGGAATGCCAGTGCCCTGGTAACCGACGATCACGGGATCACCGACATGAAAAAAGGCAGGATCCTGACCCGGCCTTCTGGCAGAACGGAGATGCAGGGCGTTGCCATGGTCACCGGGATCGAGAACAAGCCGACATTTATTCTCCTGAAGGTGACCACCGACCGCCCGGTCTACCAGCAGGTCCAGGCATCGATCCTGATCGTTGCCTTTGCCATCATCATCCTCGGCACCTTGATCATCCTGTCGGTTCAGTTCCTGTTACAGCGGTTCGCGCTCGATCCGCTGGACAGGCTCAACCGGAACGTAAAAGAGATCGGAACTTCCGGCGAGCTTTCCGGGAGGGTACCGGTCTCTGGTGACGAGGAGGTGGTCTCGCTCGCCCGCTCGCTCAACCGGATGCTCGATGTGATAGAACACCAGCGGGACAAACTGGCAACCGCCCGGCAGGATCTTGCCTCCCGCAACCGCGAACTCGAAGAGCTCAACCGCAAGGCAAACCTGTACCTCGATATCTACCTCGATGTGCTCACGTACGAGATCCTCAACGCCAACATGGGCCTTGCCGGATATGCCGAGTACCTCAAGGATACGGCAAGAGGAAACGAACGGGTCCTGCTCGAACGGATCAGCGAGCTCGCAAGAAAGAGCAGCAGCGTGATCCGCAATGTCGAGACTATCAGCAGGATCTACAAGACACCTCCCGAGGTGGTGCCGGTCAACCTGCTTGCGATTATTAAAAAAGAGGCTGATGCACGCCCGGGCACCCGGATCGTAATCTCCGGGTGCGACACCGACGTAATGGCAAACGATATGCTGGGGGTTGTCTTTGATAACCTCTTCTCCAACAGCCTCAAGTTCGGGGGAAGCGGTGTTGCGATCGCGGTCAGCGCACAAAACACCGGTTCCGGGATGCTCGAAGTATCCGTGGAGGATAACGGGCCCGGGATCGACGATGCCGCAAAACCCCTCGTGTTCGACCGGTTTGTCCGGGGCTCGACAGTACGGAGCAGTTACGGCCTGGGGCTCTCTATCGTGAAGATGCTTATCGAGAGTTACGGGGGAACGGTCCGGGCGGACGATCGCGTTGCCGGCAACCCGGCGCAGGGAGTAGCGATACGGTTTACCCTCCGCCTCGCCCCGGCTGTGCCGGACCGCAGCCCGGAATCCCCGGGCAGTGCCTGA
- a CDS encoding cupredoxin domain-containing protein — MHVRSGPLILILGVFLVAAALVFVAGCTDTSSSKTPPPTPVYSPKTTILIGSASVNPQILVIDKGVTVTWINTDIGNHIVTSDPGMPDAFTSPLLVTNHRYQFSFTIPGTYTYHCADNAAIRGTIIVNK, encoded by the coding sequence ATGCATGTTCGATCCGGCCCTCTCATCCTGATCCTTGGCGTTTTTTTAGTGGCCGCCGCCCTGGTATTTGTTGCCGGCTGCACAGATACATCGTCATCGAAAACCCCGCCCCCGACCCCCGTATATTCCCCCAAAACCACGATCCTTATCGGAAGCGCGAGTGTCAACCCCCAGATCCTGGTCATCGACAAGGGGGTAACGGTCACCTGGATTAATACCGATATCGGCAACCATATTGTTACCTCCGATCCCGGGATGCCGGATGCGTTTACCTCGCCCCTTCTCGTAACCAACCACCGGTACCAGTTCTCGTTCACTATCCCCGGCACCTATACGTACCATTGCGCGGATAATGCCGCCATCAGGGGCACGATTATCGTCAACAAATGA
- a CDS encoding bacteriohemerythrin, translating into MSLFVWSDDLSVKVNAIDDQHKKLIMLINSLHDAMRAGEGKQVLDKTLNELAEYTVYHFQTEEKYMQQFHYPTYLQHKAQHDAFVKKVADFQKEYMAGRLGLTLDLMKFLRDWVENHIKSTDKGYSALFLKNGLK; encoded by the coding sequence ATGTCACTTTTTGTATGGTCTGACGACCTGAGCGTGAAGGTGAACGCAATTGACGACCAGCACAAGAAGCTCATTATGCTGATCAACTCCCTTCACGATGCAATGCGTGCGGGCGAAGGAAAACAGGTCCTGGATAAGACCTTAAACGAACTTGCGGAGTACACGGTCTACCACTTCCAGACCGAGGAGAAGTACATGCAGCAGTTCCATTACCCGACCTATCTCCAGCACAAGGCGCAGCACGATGCCTTTGTGAAGAAAGTTGCCGATTTCCAGAAGGAGTACATGGCAGGGCGGCTCGGTCTGACGCTCGATCTCATGAAGTTCCTGCGGGACTGGGTGGAGAACCACATCAAGTCGACCGACAAGGGATATTCAGCCCTGTTCCTGAAAAACGGGCTGAAATAA
- a CDS encoding PAS domain-containing protein, protein MLASWLQQIVDCSPIPQFVIGKDHRVKFWNKALERYSGLRATEMAGTNRQWQAFYKEERPTLVDVLLEGKTDEITQLYEGRYNRSVLIEDAWEATDFFPQIGKNGTWLHFTAALIRDDTGDVMGAVETLEDITDLMKAEELIAYMTEMTMRVAHPVGIIRENLQDIARLTREGKLVPEEIGILLDTQVRNAAQIQKNTEDFQKAVVEKHQEIPEAYRKFLSG, encoded by the coding sequence ATGTTAGCCTCGTGGCTCCAGCAGATTGTCGACTGTTCACCCATCCCGCAGTTCGTCATCGGCAAAGACCACCGGGTAAAGTTCTGGAACAAGGCACTCGAACGGTATTCCGGCCTCAGGGCCACAGAGATGGCAGGGACTAACCGGCAGTGGCAGGCATTCTATAAGGAGGAGCGCCCCACCCTGGTCGATGTGCTCCTTGAGGGGAAGACCGATGAAATTACCCAGCTGTACGAAGGCAGGTATAACAGGTCGGTCCTCATTGAGGACGCGTGGGAGGCAACAGACTTCTTCCCCCAAATTGGTAAAAACGGCACGTGGCTTCACTTCACGGCAGCGCTGATCCGTGACGATACCGGGGATGTCATGGGGGCAGTGGAAACCCTCGAAGACATTACCGACCTGATGAAAGCCGAAGAACTGATCGCGTATATGACCGAGATGACGATGCGGGTTGCCCACCCGGTCGGGATCATCCGGGAGAACCTGCAGGACATTGCCCGGCTTACCCGGGAGGGAAAACTGGTCCCGGAGGAGATCGGGATACTTCTCGATACCCAGGTGCGTAATGCAGCGCAGATCCAGAAGAACACAGAGGACTTCCAGAAAGCGGTTGTGGAGAAACACCAGGAGATCCCGGAAGCATACCGCAAGTTCCTTTCCGGGTGA